The following coding sequences are from one Cervus canadensis isolate Bull #8, Minnesota chromosome 4, ASM1932006v1, whole genome shotgun sequence window:
- the LOC122439576 gene encoding proteasome subunit alpha type-2-like codes for MAERGYSFSLTTFSPSGKLVQIEYALAAVAGGAPSVGIKAANGVVLATEKKQKSILYDERSVHKVEPITKHIGLVYSGMGPDYRVLVHRARKLAQQYYLVYQEPIPTAQLVQRVASVMQEYTQSGGVRPFGVSLLICGWNEGRPYLFQSDPSGAYFAWKATAMGKNYVSGKTFLEKRYNEDLELEDAIHTAILTLKESFEGQMTEDNIEVGICNEAGFRRLTPTEVKDYLAAIA; via the coding sequence ATGGCGGAGCGTGGTTACAGCTTTTCGCTGACTACATTCAGCCCGTCTGGTAAACTTGTCCAGATAGAATATGCTTTGGCTGCTGTAGCTGGAGGAGCTCCTTCAGTGGGAATTAAAGCTGCAAATGGCGTGGTCTTGGCaactgagaagaaacagaaatccaTTCTGTATGATGAGCGAAGTGTCCACAAAGTGGAACCAATCACCAAGCATATAGGTTTGGTGTATAGTGGCATGGGCCCAGATTACAGGGTACTTGTGCACAGAGCTCGAAAACTAGCTCAACAGTACTATCTCGTTTACCAAGAACCTATTCCCACAGCTCAACTGGTCCAGAGAGTAGCTTCCGTGATGCAGGAATACACCCAGTCAGGGGGTGTTCGCCCATTTGGAGTTTCTTTACTTATCTGTGGTTGGAATGAGGGACGGCCATATTTATTTCAGTCAGATCCATCTGGAGCTTACTTTGCCTGGAAAGCCACAGCAATGGGAAAGAACTATGTGAGTGGGAAAACTTTCCTTGAGAAAAGATATAATGAAGATCTGGAACTTGAAGATGCCATTCATACAGCCATATTAACCCTAAAGGAAAGCTTTGAAGGGCAGATGACAGAAGATAATATAGAAGTTGGAATCTGCAACGAAGCCGGATTTAGGAGGCTTACCCCAACTGAAGTTAAGGATTATTTGGCTGCCATTGCATAA